The following are encoded together in the Panicum virgatum strain AP13 chromosome 6K, P.virgatum_v5, whole genome shotgun sequence genome:
- the LOC120712550 gene encoding protein trichome birefringence-like 14, translated as MRLGSINGLRFKQLKLVILAFFILFLLWKWEKGTYYDSGILQPDPLVLTNPANSKFVDQHTSSEEDFPNVDPLPQSVVKVEKQVTGAPPPLTMVGYSVDVADEKELLPPEKKECNYRNGKWVSDNHRPLYSGFGCKQWLSESWSCRLTQRTDFAYEKFRWQPEACEMPEFEASQFLRRMQDKTIAYVGDSLGRQMFQSMMCMVTGGKQRPDVEDVGAEYGFVLAHGAKRPDGWAYRFPSTNTTILYHWSSTLCDLEPLNPSDHATSYAMHLDRPPAFLKNNLHRFHVLILNTGHHWNRGKLRANKWEMYVDGAPNNNRNIAVIWKAKNFTIHSVVKWLDAQLPHHPQLKVFYRSISPRHFFNGDWDTGGRCDNTNPLAKGSGIRLNHSEDTEAEGAVRGTRIRLLDFTALSRLRDEGHISRYSIKATRGVQDCLHWCLPGVPDTWNEILAAQL; from the exons ATGAGGCTTGGAAGTATTAATGGTTTGCGGTTCAAGCAGCTTAAGCTTGTCATTcttgcattttttattttgtttcttctttggaaATGGGAGAAAGGCACATACTATGATTCTGGAATCCTCCAACCAGATCCATTGGTTTTGACTAATCCAG CTAACTCAAAGTTTGTAGATCAGCATACATCTTCAGAAGAAGACTTTCCAAATGTGGACCCATTGCCTCAATCAGTAGTTAAAGTAGAAAAGCAAGTTACTGGTGCACCACCACCATTGACTATGGTAGGCTATTCTGTTGACGTTGCAGATGAAAAGGAATTGCTGCCTCCTGAGAAGAAAG AATGTAACTACAGGAATGGAAAGTGGGTTTCTGACAATCATAGACCACTATACTCGGGGTTTGGCTGTAAACAGTGGCTTTCTGAGAGTTGGTCCTGCAGATTAACCCAGCGCACAGATTTTGCATATGAAAAATTTAGGTGGCAGCCAGAAGCCTGTGAGATGCCAGAGTTTGAGGCCTCTCAGTTCTTGAGGAG GATGCAGGATAAAACCATTGCATATGTGGGTGATTCTTTAGGGAGGCAGATGTTTCAATCAATGATGTGTATGGTGACTGGGGGAAAGCAGAGGCCTGATGTGGAAGATGTTGGAGCAGAATATGGCTTTGTGTTAGCACATGGTGCAAAAAGACCAGATGGTTGGGCCTATCGGTTCCCGAGCACCAATACAACAATTCTATACCATTGGTCGTCAACACTTTGTGATTTGGAGCCTCTGAATCCATCAGATCATGCCACTAGTTATGCCATGCACCTTGACCGACCTCCTGCTTTTCTGAAGAACAACCTGCACAGGTTTCATGTTCTGATTCTTAACACTGGACACCACTGGAACCGAGGGAAGCTAAGGGCGAACAAGTGGGAGATGTATGTTGATGGAGCACCAAACAATAACCGGAATATTGCTGTCATCTGGAAGGCCAAAAATTTCACCATCCACAGTGTCGTCAAATGGTTGGACGCTCAGCTCCCTCACCACCCCCAGCTGAAGGTGTTCTACAGGTCAATATCACCTCGGCACTTCTTTAATGGGGATTGGGACACTGGGGGGCGATGTGATAACACGAATCCTCTGGCCAAAGGAAGCGGCATTCGCTTGAACCATTCCGAAGACACAGAAGCTGAGGGTGCGGTGAGGGGAACCAGGATCAGGCTGCTGGATTTCACTGCCCTGTCACGTCTAAGGGACGAGGGGCATATATCACGGTACAGTATCAAGGCAACCCGGGGCGTTCAAGATTGCTTGCACTGGTGCCTTCCTGGTGTACCAGATACGTGGAATGAGATCCTTGCAGCGCAGCTATAG
- the LOC120713470 gene encoding putative nuclease HARBI1, protein MSTAMYLDICHAVLAKNKYFQRKVNAAGLPGFAIVQKVTAALRMLAYGGPADRLDDYIRMGESTILECVDEFTRTIVELYGKSYLRPPNAEDIARLLQKAEERGFPGMISSIDCMHWEWEKCPTAWHGQYRGHFKKPTIILEAVASYDLRIWHAFFGMPGSCNDINVLHRSPVFDDLAKGIGPAVKFKVNGRDYDMGYYLADGIYPSWATLINGVSSPQSNKHNYFTLKQAAYRKDVERAFGVLQAKYAIIKGPARRFKPVALKYIVDCIIILHNMGIDYENGMEELRIEDYDGATTPTLDPNRNVAEVRQLIARHRQIQSRPANEQLKADLIEHIWSKFGAQ, encoded by the coding sequence ATGTCCACAGCTATGTACCTTGACATTTGTCATGCTGTTTTAGCCAAGAACAAGTACTTCCAAAGGAAAGTCAACGCTGCAGGCCTACCAGGGTTCGCCATAGTTCAGAAGGTAACTGCTGCATTGCGTATGCTTGCATATGGAGGGCCTGCGGACCGGCTTGATGACTATATTCGTATGGGAGAGAGCACGATCCTTGAGTGTGTCGATGAATTCACTAGGACAATAGTTGAGCTCTATGGGAAATCATATCTTAGGCCACCCAATGCTGAAGATATTGCTAGGCTTCTTCAGAAAGCTGAAGAGAGAGGGTTTCCTGGTATGATCAGTAGTATTGATTGTATGCATTGGGAGTGGGAGAAGTGCCCTACAGCTTGGCACGGCCAGTACAGGGGTCATTTCAAGAAACCCACAATTATTCTTGAGGCTGTAGCAAGCTATGACCTTAGAATTTGGCATgcattctttggcatgccagGATCTTGTAATGATATTAATGTCTTACATCGATCGCCAGTGTTTGACGACCTTGCCAAGGGCATTGGACCTGCAGTGAAATTCAAGGTTAACGGGAGGGATTATGATATGGGTTATTATCTTGCCGATGGTATCTATCCTTCTTGGGCTACTTTGATCAATGGTGTCTCTAGCCCTCAAAGCAATAAGCACAATTACTTTACACTTAAACAAGCAGCATACCGAAAGGATGTGGAGCGTGCATTTGGTGTGTTGCAAGCAAAGTATGCAATCATAAAAGGACCAGCTAGGAGGTTTAAGCCAGTAGCCCTAAAGTATATAGTTGATTGTATAATCATTCTGCATAATATGGGTATTGATTATGAGAATGGGATGGAGGAGCTAAGAATTGAAGATTATGACGGCGCAACAACGCCAACGTTAGATCCTAATCGAAACGTTGCAGAAGTTCGTCAATTGATTGCACGACACCGGCAAATCCAAAGCCGACCAGCAAATGAACAGCTCAAGGCTGATCTGATAGAGCACATTTGGAGCAAGTTCGGGGCTCAGTAG
- the LOC120713471 gene encoding glutathione S-transferase T3-like — translation MPAKPVKPRKGGPGHKRLKNFSTKEDEILCSAYLNVSKDPILVVNQSTGSYWARITAYCEEHNCPRSKSSLQHRWGDIQKDTSRFCGFYAEVERKNQSGKSEDDKVKDALQMYEGIVDSTFKFIHCWYMLRNEMKWTEWLASMSASNGEPSTEPATANADATLPPRIDRPTGRDRAKKARTSSTASSACLEVLQKMSMDRHAYEERVEAATKEEAKDIASRSDRKLALQEEHLQVQKAQVQIQRELLELQKEDREERVMSIDLEKLSPWVQEYYINKQKQISAMSLRGGGSSAPRG, via the exons ATGCCAGCAAAACCAGTAAAGCCTAGGAAAGGCGGACCTGGACACAAACGTTTGAAGAACTTCAGCACAAAGGAGGATGAAATCTTATGCTCGGCATACTTGAATGTGAGCAAGGATCCTATTTTGGTAGTGAACCAGTCAACAGGATCATACTGGGCAAGGATAACAGCTTATTGCGAAGAACACAACTGCCCAAGGTCAAAATCTTCCCTGCAGCACAGGTGGGGCGATATCCAGAAGGATACTTCAAGATTCTGTGGGTTCTACGCTGAGGTTGAAAGGAAAAACCAAAGTGGCAAGAGTGAAGATGACAAG GTCAAAGATGCCCTCCAGATGTATGAGGGTATTGTCGATTCCACTTTCAAGTTCATTCATTGTTGGTACATGTTACGCAATGAGATGAAATGGACCGAGTGGCTCGCTTCCATGTCTGCAAGCAATGGGGAGCCGTCTACTGAACCTGCCACGGCAAACGCAGATGCCACACTCCCGCCTAGAATTGATAGGCCAACTGGCAGGGACAGGGCAAAGAAGGCGCGTACCAGCAGCACTGCCTCTTCAGCTTGCCTTGAAGTGCTGCAAAAAATGTCCATGGACCGCCATGCTTATGAAGAACGGGTTGAGGctgcaaccaaggaagaagccaAGGACATAGCTTCTCGCTCTGATCGCAAACTCGCTCTACAGGAAGAGCATTTGCAAGTCCAGAAAGCCCAGGTGCAGATACAGAGAGAGCTACTCGAACTGCAGAAGGAAGATCGGGAGGAACGGGTCATGAGCATAGATCTCGAGAAGCTGTCACCATGGGTTCAGGAGTACTACATCAACAAACAGAAACAAATCTCCGCAATGAGCCTGAGAGGTGGTGGTTCCAGTGCCCCTAGGGGGTAG
- the LOC120712551 gene encoding probable GTP diphosphokinase RSH2, chloroplastic has product MSVPAIALYTSPPGAVHAPPPEHDASSRGPAPCATAAPAAGSHRHAGGLSCLFSSPSAAPRAAAHEELGALWHDRSDEPAGAGGSYSYPQSSPSPSPFKLRDSLHRSPAPLFHAPASSPASRSPSVSWLAARERDRLFSSFVRNALGSCIDYAPVAGLPLGVPAAAGVDAAELALELDENLPEAEPSCESYAHELLAGAQARHRIFRDELVVKAFFEAERAHRGQKRTSGDPYLQHCVETAVHLAKIGANATVVSAGLLHDTIDDSFMDYDDIFRMFGAGVADLVEGVSKLSHLSKLARDNNTASRTVEADRLHTMFLAMADARAVLIKLADRLHNMKTIEALPMVKQQSFAKETMEIFVPLANRLGIASWKEQLENICFKHLNPEEHKELSSKLVMSFDEALLTSTLDKLDKGLRDEGISYHSLSGRHKSLYSIYCKMIKKNLTMDDVHDIHGLRLVVETEKDCYRALDIVHKLWPRVIGRFKDYISHPKLNGYRSLHTVIMCEGVHPFEIQIRTKEMHLQAEYGFAAHWRYKEGGCRHSFVLQMVEWARWVLTWQCEAMSKERPSALASSVGVRPPCPFPLHSEDCPYSYSRQCNHEGPIFVIMLEHDKMSVQEFPANSTIVDLMERVGANSPRWSPYSFPLKEELRPRVNHKPISDPNRKLSMGDVVELTPALPHKSLTEYREEIQRMYERGGFALATTPRR; this is encoded by the exons ATGTCCGTGCCGGCGATTGCCCTGTACACCAGCCCGCCGGGCGCcgtccacgcgccgccgccggagcacgaCGCGAGCTCGCGCGGCCCCGCGCCGTGCGCgaccgcggcgccggccgcgggctCGCACCGCCACGCGGGGGGCCTGTCCTGCCTcttctcctccccgtccgcggccccgcgcgccgcggcgcacgAGGAGCTCGGCGCGCTCTGGCACGACAGATCCGACGAGCCGGCGGGCGCCGGGGGCAGCTACTCGTACCCCcagtcgtcgccgtcgccgtcgccgttcaAGCTGCGGGACAGCCTCCACCGCAGCCCGGCGCCGCTGTTCCACGCcccggcctcctcgccggcgtccaGGAGCCCGTCCGTCTCGTGGCTCGCCGCCCGCGAGCGCGACCGGCTCTTCTCCAGCTTCGTGCGCAACGCGCTGGGCTCCTGCATCGACTACGCGCCCGTCGCCGGCCTGCCGCTGGGCGTCCCCGCGGCCGCTGGTGTCGACGCCGCCGAGCTGGCCCTCGAGCTTGACGAGAACCTCCCAGAGGCGGAGCCATCCTGCGAATCGTACGCTCATGaactcctcgccggcgcccagGCTCGCCACCGCATCTTCCGCGACGAGCTTGTCGTCAAGGCCTTCTTCGAGGCCGAGAGGGCGCACCGTGGTCAG AAGCGGACTAGTGGTGATCCATACTTGCAGCATTGTGTGGAAACTGCAGTGCATCTGGCCAAAATCGGCGCAAACGCGACCGTCGTGTCTGCTGGCCTTCTCCATGACACAATTGATGACTCGTTCATGGACTATGATGATATCTTCCGGATGTTTGGCGCTGGTGTAGCCGATCTTGTTGAAGGG gTCTCGAAGTTAAGCCATTTGAGCAAACTTGCTCGGGATAACAATACTGCAAGTAGGACTGTTGAAGCAGATCGCCTGCATACCATGTTTCTTGCAATGGCAGATGCACGAGCTGTTCTGATAAAGCTAGCAGATCGTCTTCACAACATGAAGACGATAGAAGCTTTGCCTATGGTTAAACAGCaaagttttgctaaagagactaTGGAAATATTTGTGCCATTGGCCAACAGATTAGGAATTGCTAGCTGGAAAGAGCAGTTGGAAAATATTTGCTTCAAACACTTGAATCCAGAGGAGCACAAGGAGCTTTCCTCCAAACTTGTGATGTCTTTTGATGAAGCGCTCCTTACGTCTACTCTTGATAAACTAGATAAAGGTCTCAGAGATGAAGGTATTTCATATCACAGTCTTTCTGGGAGGCACAAGAGTCTGTACAGTATATACTGCAAGATGATAAA GAAGAACTTAACAATGGATGATGTCCATGACATCCATGGCCTGCGGCTTGTGGTCGAGACAGAGAAAGATTGTTATAGAGCACTTGACATTGTCCACAAACTGTGGCCTCGAGTCATTGGAAGATTTAAAGACTATATATCACATCCAAAGCTGAATGG GTATCGATCGTTGCACACTGTCATCATGTGTGAGGGTGTCCATCCATTTGAGATTCAGATCCGAACAAAGGAAATGCATCTGCAAGCAGAATATGGATTTGCAGCACACTGGAGGTACAAAGAAGGTGGTTGCAGGCACTCCTTTGTGCTCCAAATGGTCGAATGGGCGAGGTGGGTGCTCACGTGGCAATGCGAGGCAATGAGCAAAGAGCGGCCCTCAGCTTTAGCCAGCTCTGTTGGGGTTAGGCCGCCATGTCCTTTTCCCCTGCATTCAGAGGATTGCCCTTATTCTTACAGCCGGCAGTGTAACCATGAAGGTCCCATATTTGTGATCATGCTTGAACATGATAAG ATGTCTGTCCAAGAGTTCCCGGCAAACTCGACTATAGTTGATCTAATGGAGCGAGTCGGGGCCAACAGTCCAAGATGGAGCCCGTACAGCTTCCCACTGAAAGAGGAGCTGCGACCGAGGGTTAACCACAAGCCCATAAGTGATCCGAACAGGAAGCTCAGCATGGGCGATGTGGTGGAGCTGACGCCTGCGCTCCCGCACAAGTCACTGACCGAGTACCGGGAGGAGATCCAGCGTATGTACGAGCGAGGTGGGTTCGCCCTcgccaccacgccgagaagatGA